accttaagtaaggatttcaacagtttgctcccacacagaaacataaagtgaaaaataatagatgattttttttaaatgatgatgaaatcagatcagacctattgtcaggTGTTTTTCTTACATTTCACAAATCGTAAAGACATAAATAGTAAGGACTAAATATAATTCCATGGCACACACAACaagccacctctgctgctttaGAGTGTGAAATTATTTAGGTCCCTTAAGCTTTTCATTTCCTCTACAAACACAAGTGTTTCCACCCTGCAGTCAAATAAGACTCAAGGAAAGCCAACACAGGTAGCCTAACTCAGTCTTCGCAAGCTTCTCATAAAGGTTAACTAAGTGAACATACCAGTTCCTGGATGTCATCAATCTTCACAAGGCTAGAATTCATGTTCTGGCATAAATTACTGCTCTCATCCCACGTTAcctcttctttagaaaaatagtaCCAGTTTCTTGTCCAGCAAAAGGGTCTTCCTTGCAAGGAGCCACAGGCTGTTTCTTCAAAACAAAAGCCACCACATCCCAAAACACCAGGCCATTTAGAAAATAAGATTTTAGgtatttaattattctttaaaaggaactagcataaaataagttttttttctgTACCTAAACATCTTTTGAAACTTGAATACTtagttaaatataattttaaaaatagatttagtgAGGAGAGTAAAATTAATACTCCTAGTAAGATCCaatatcaactttttaaagtttatatattgAAATGGGCAGAAGGCAGTAAGCCTATGAAAAATAACCTGTCGGCGATTAACTTAAATATTGAGTACAAACCTATACCAGATGGCAACACTGAATGATCTTCGAGCTGTAGTgaggaagtatttttttcttttatgtttcccATATCTTGTGTTGTGCATTTAGGACACTTCTGAAAAACTTCAATCCACATTACAAAATTAACATCACAAATGCCTTTAATAGATCACTTAATTATGATCATATCCTATAATTCTAGATATGAAAGAGTATGATGATGACTACATGGGAATACAATCATAGAAAACGTaaggttaaaatattttgaagtgtcaggccataaaatacatttttatatataactacaattatttgtaatttgaaatctatgatttCTAAGGCACATAAAACAGTAGTGGtcatttcataaaatagaaaacaacaaaattaaaaacttgaacTAGATTTTATGCCATCTTTAAATGATTTCTCAGCATGTGACTCCATTTAGCATTTACACTTTGACATAAGGGATCTGCCTGTATGTATAATGAATGCATAAAATAGACCCCGCATAATGAGTTCATGTAGCAATTTCTAATGTGCAaaatgtggaggatggcccagttccttgggccctgcacccgcatgggagaccaggaggaagcaatggctcctggttcggatcagcgctgtgtgctggccacaacgcaccagcctTAGCAGCTACTTctgaggtgaaccaacagaaaaaggaaaacctttctttctgtctctctctctcactgtttaactctgcatgaaaaaaaaaatctattagataaacagcagtttcttccattaagttgaaaataaaaatgtaaaataaaaagcatattgttctatttttttagaaTGCCTGTTTTCCTTATCAGGCACCTAGGTTTGCATCCTCagtccagttcctgattccagcttcctgttcatggagatgctgggaggcagtggtgatggcgcaAAGTGAATGGGTCGCTGACACCCACATGAACAGGTTGCTTTTCTGTCCCACTTCTGTGACGCAGCCCAGTCCCCGCTGTTGCAGGCTTTAAACTTTGGATAACGAGCAGGTgggatctctctttcttcctccatccctccctcgaataaataatttgaaaaaaatcactcaagtGTTTGTTGTACAACagaatcttttcatttccatgatgACCCTATGCACCAACATTAAATTTCATATCTGGTTGTAAAAATCTAGCAATATCAAATACATAGTCCCTTCATGTCCCCTTCACAAAAAGCGTGACTCTTCCTGCAGTTCAACAATCTATTACAGTGTCCGTATTCTAGACcacaactaaaaagaaaaaaaaagacttcttatttttaaaatccaccatTTCTTGGGCTAAtcgatttccttctctttttcttattgccctcccacacccacacaggtgcacatactcacacatatatcCTAACCCTATGCTTGCCAGCAGGAGCACAACACAGATGATTCCCAGGATTACTGTGCATAggttttctgtaaaaaaattaaaaatggagtaGATAATGAGCTTGTTAAACAGATAAGAACCTAAGCAGGACAAACATTTATGCTGGAATTTAGCATTAAAATCACATATTCATCCTAATCAAAAATCTCATTGatatatacataaatgaatctcCCAGTATATAAAACAATTAAAGAACTAGACATTCCATATCGAATAGATATGGcatttaaatatgttaattattttctacctgacattatgttctcagaaatcagaaaacaagaaaagttaCCTCTTTTTTTGTGAGCTAGATGTCGTttgccttcctttttctttgcgTGAGACAATTTCAGTTCTGAGTATGCCACTTTCTCCTCAGTCATTTCTAAGAGCTTCAGGCTAAAACACAGAAAGGACCAGAGATGTTTCACGAGACATAATAGATTCACGAATAACGGGAGAGCTACAGGAATGATACACACTCGGGCCTGTAGAAAGTGAACTATGATCACAGTAATTCTGGAAATCacagaaaagatttttaataaaatttatcctatttatctgaaaggcatagatttccagagagagagagagatggagagaaagttagaaagagaatttctctccactggttcactccccagatggctggcgttctaggggctgggccaggctgaaaccaggacccagagctccatcaggtttcccacatgggtaactgaggtccagactcttggctcatcttctgctgtcatctcaggcacattagcagggagctggatctgaagcagagcagcaagggcaCAATcgagcactttgatatgggaactGGCATGGCAGGTGCTGACTCAACCCAccccatcacaatgctggccaggaaaaagtgatttaaattcctttttgtgATGTTTTAGAAGAGAGATCCTATTTAGTTTATGGACATACTGTATTAAacttttaaactgttttaaagtAACTTAATTAATTGCCAAAATTTGGGACTggatataatttacataaatatCCAGATATATACCTTCTCTTGAAAAATTAACTTGTTACTCAGTACATGTATTAGGTCCAAATGATCAGCACAATATGACAGAGGCACCTCCTAcatgagggacacacacacacacacacacatccacacacacactaatTCAATGAACACTCCATGTTGCTGAATCATCTTCTCTCACATCCCAGCACTCATTTATCTCATCATCCTGATAGTCACTGACCTTCATGGATATGACCTTAGagttgagaaaatgaagaaatgatggGATTCAAGGTAGGGGCATATGAAAATATCATTAACTGAGATAAGCATCACTTGTAATTCTAACAGCAAGTCTACACAAAGCTGAGATCTTCAAATTATAAATGAGAAACAAACATTCccaataataaaacaaatcttatctCCAGGGGCCTGTGCCATTGCACAGTGCGTTAATCCTCCATCTGGGGCACCatcattctatatgggcaccccttctagtcctggctgctcctcttccaatccaggtctctgctgttgcctggaaaagcagtagaagttggcccaagatcttgggcccctgctcctgcatgggagactggtaagaagctcctggtttctggcttcggatcgcacagctccagccattgcgaccatctggggagtgaaccattggctagagacttctctctgtctctccctctcactgtctgtaactctacctctaaatacataaacaaaatattttaaaaaatcttaactcAAGGTCATATATTTTCTGAGATAACTGATTTTTGTGCtgttatttttgtcttatatctatatacataaatatcaacaaaatgaattGGTAAATATTAGACTAGATTTCTATTGATAGAAAATAATCATATTAACAAAAGTTTCAAACTTTATCACAAGTGACATCATGCTAAGGTAATTTAAAGTTTGGGTTACTCATTGCTAGCCAGAAAAATAGCATCCATTGTGATGAGAAATAAAAGTACATATATAAtgtcttaaaaaaggaaataaatataccACAAAACatgtgacaatttttaaaaattgcacgtctgactgtttaatttttttgataaatTCTCATTCTGATCCACTCCTGGTTTCTCCTCTAGAATAAATTAACTTTAGATGTTAACATGGATCATAGTTTAACCCCACCTTTCTACACATCTCTCCTATACCAAGTGCTGCTCTATTCCTCTGCCATCAACAGGGTGAGAGGCGACATGGAGATGGACTCACATACCCACAGTAGCTGCTGTCTGTGTCTGTACCTTGGGATGACCCAGCTGGAGCACAGTCTTGGTCAGGAGCAGGCGAGCACGTCCCGGCTCTGCTGGCTTCCCCTCTGCTGTGAGACCAGGAGGGTCCTGATGTGTGACACTGTCCCTCACAGAGACCTTGTGTGAAGGTGCAGACGATCACATGACACTGATATTCCCACACAGAAAGTTTCCAATGGTGTCACTTGTCACCCCCAAGTGTCAGAAAGTCaatcaagaataaaaatgaagttgtatgaacatttaaaatctaactACAGCAATTACTATAGAGCttgattttgatttgcttttggCTTCCTCTATTTTTCTACTAGGAACTCTCTTCAGGAGGTAGGTCtctgacataaataaatgtat
The DNA window shown above is from Oryctolagus cuniculus chromosome 9, mOryCun1.1, whole genome shotgun sequence and carries:
- the LOC138843626 gene encoding natural killer cells antigen CD94-like — its product is MWIEVFQKCPKCTTQDMGNIKEKNTSSLQLEDHSVLPSGIETACGSLQGRPFCWTRNWYYFSKEEVTWDESSNLCQNMNSSLVKIDDIQELIFMQSQIKYTYWIGLYKKGDKHEWMWQDSTKLAQNLTFHQSYKMNEKCGCLKPRYITSADCSRPFRYICEKNKHFFNN